One region of Armigeres subalbatus isolate Guangzhou_Male chromosome 3, GZ_Asu_2, whole genome shotgun sequence genomic DNA includes:
- the LOC134221179 gene encoding uncharacterized protein LOC134221179 isoform X2 — translation MFLRSQKTSNELDPSGDHCNASSEAADRILQADVRQESVGIAAQCTMNATIPSLQPSQAYTSGGHGDGFTANSFPDRNLSRNDVQRRCECQPNVSSIGLVPSINSYRLEEVATFLPLFWGRENEDINHFIAIADNTKRALGLDSQTMKLVVIKQLKGTARTWLHTRADFMLKSYEETLEDLRQTFGVSVNGFELRKRLEKIRWFGRESFADYCQSKKLIAQKLNLEEAELVEYIVEGIGDVILKNQARIQNFKTVTDIMQAFRMVRLDDRTFSKKPNVCYSCNQPGHFAANCRHFSGQKSVSTSTFRKPNYEIKRQLAANRPVINAVINDERSKDDFTDEGHNGLN, via the exons ATGTTCCTGCGAAGTCAGAAGACATCAAATGAACTGGATCCTTCCGGTGATCATTGTAATGCTTCCTCTGAAGCTGCTGACAGAATACTACAGGCTGATGTTCGACAAGAATCTGTAGGTATCGCTGCTCAATGCACTATGAATGCTACAATTCCGTCATTACAACCCAGTCAAGCATATACAAGTGGTGGTCACGGTGATGGATTTACAGCAAATTCGTTTCCGGATCGCAATTTATCAAGAAATGATGTGCAAAGAAGGTGTGAATGCCAACCGAATGTATCAAGCATTGGACTAGTACCATCAATCAATAGTTATCGTCTTGAAGAAGTTGCAACTTTCCTACCGTTATTTTGGGGACGTGAGAATGAAGATATCAACCATTTTATTGCAATCGCAGATAACACGAAGCGTGCACTTGGGTTGGATAGTCAAACTATGAAATTAGTTGTCATCAAGCAACTGAAAGGTACCGCAAGAACTTGGTTACACACACGAGCAGACTTCATGTTGAAATCTTATGAGGAAACTCTGGAAGATCTTCGCCAGACGTTTGGAGTGTCGGTCAACGGGTTTGAATTGCGGAAACGATTGGAGAAAATTAGATGGTTTGGTCGTGAGTCGTTTGCTGATTATTGTCAATCGAAGAAGCTAATCGCACAAAAGCTAAACTTAGAAGAAGCAGAACTTGTTGAATATATTGTGGAAGGAATTGGAGacgtaattttaaaaaatcaagccagaattcaaaattttaagacGGTTACAGACATCATGCAAGCGTTCCGGATGGTCAGATTAGACGATAGGACGTTTTCGAAGAAACCAAATGTGTGCTATTCCTGCAATCAACCAGGTCATTTTGCTGCTAACTGCAGGCATTTTTCGGGTCAAAAATCTGTATCAACATCaacctttcggaagccaaactacGAGATCAAAAGACAACTAGCAGCAAACAGGCCCGTTATCAACGCAGTTATAAATGATGAGCGCTCGAAAGACGATTTTACTGACGAAGGACATAATGGACTG AATTAA
- the LOC134221179 gene encoding uncharacterized protein LOC134221179 isoform X1 codes for MFLRSQKTSNELDPSGDHCNASSEAADRILQADVRQESVGIAAQCTMNATIPSLQPSQAYTSGGHGDGFTANSFPDRNLSRNDVQRRCECQPNVSSIGLVPSINSYRLEEVATFLPLFWGRENEDINHFIAIADNTKRALGLDSQTMKLVVIKQLKGTARTWLHTRADFMLKSYEETLEDLRQTFGVSVNGFELRKRLEKIRWFGRESFADYCQSKKLIAQKLNLEEAELVEYIVEGIGDVILKNQARIQNFKTVTDIMQAFRMVRLDDRTFSKKPNVCYSCNQPGHFAANCRHFSGQKSVSTSTFRKPNYEIKRQLAANRPVINAVINDERSKDDFTDEGHNGLVEFKFDNFDNSFKALFDTGSPISLIRRGLIDKQCIFQNCKSKRYQGIELNSL; via the exons ATGTTCCTGCGAAGTCAGAAGACATCAAATGAACTGGATCCTTCCGGTGATCATTGTAATGCTTCCTCTGAAGCTGCTGACAGAATACTACAGGCTGATGTTCGACAAGAATCTGTAGGTATCGCTGCTCAATGCACTATGAATGCTACAATTCCGTCATTACAACCCAGTCAAGCATATACAAGTGGTGGTCACGGTGATGGATTTACAGCAAATTCGTTTCCGGATCGCAATTTATCAAGAAATGATGTGCAAAGAAGGTGTGAATGCCAACCGAATGTATCAAGCATTGGACTAGTACCATCAATCAATAGTTATCGTCTTGAAGAAGTTGCAACTTTCCTACCGTTATTTTGGGGACGTGAGAATGAAGATATCAACCATTTTATTGCAATCGCAGATAACACGAAGCGTGCACTTGGGTTGGATAGTCAAACTATGAAATTAGTTGTCATCAAGCAACTGAAAGGTACCGCAAGAACTTGGTTACACACACGAGCAGACTTCATGTTGAAATCTTATGAGGAAACTCTGGAAGATCTTCGCCAGACGTTTGGAGTGTCGGTCAACGGGTTTGAATTGCGGAAACGATTGGAGAAAATTAGATGGTTTGGTCGTGAGTCGTTTGCTGATTATTGTCAATCGAAGAAGCTAATCGCACAAAAGCTAAACTTAGAAGAAGCAGAACTTGTTGAATATATTGTGGAAGGAATTGGAGacgtaattttaaaaaatcaagccagaattcaaaattttaagacGGTTACAGACATCATGCAAGCGTTCCGGATGGTCAGATTAGACGATAGGACGTTTTCGAAGAAACCAAATGTGTGCTATTCCTGCAATCAACCAGGTCATTTTGCTGCTAACTGCAGGCATTTTTCGGGTCAAAAATCTGTATCAACATCaacctttcggaagccaaactacGAGATCAAAAGACAACTAGCAGCAAACAGGCCCGTTATCAACGCAGTTATAAATGATGAGCGCTCGAAAGACGATTTTACTGACGAAGGACATAATGGACTGGTAGAATTCAAATTTGACAATTTTGATAACTCTTTTAAAGCTTTATTTGACACTGGGAGCCCTATCTCACTTATACGACGTGGTTTAATTGATAAACAATGTATTTTCCAAAATTGCAAAAGCAAACGTTATCAGGGTATAG AATTAAATTCGCTGTAG